CAGTTTGCAAAATTCTATCCGTAAGCAAGTGTATGCTGATTACAAAGCTAACCGTTCACTTGCTCCGGCGGATTTAAAGTATCAATTTCAACTTTGCCGAGAATTTTTAGACGCATTGGGCATTGTGCAAGCGGTTAGCCCCCGTTATGAAGCCGATGACATTATTGGTACGTGGGCAACGCATTATCGGTCACTGGGTTATGCCAATCAGATTATTTCTGGCGATAAGGATTTGGCACAATTGGTTGGTGAACACGATGTCTGGTGGGATTATGGCAAACGCAAAGCCTTAACTACGGGGGGTGTTAAAAAGGAATTTGGCGTCTGGCCGGTGCAAATTCCTGAGCAATTAGCCTTAGCGGGCGATGTGGCGGACAATATTCCGGGTATACCGGGCATTGGTATGGCAAGCGCTGCTAAGTTATTGCAAAAATTTGCCACCGTTGAAGTCTTGTTATCGCGTTTGCCGGAAGTCGGTAATATGAAAACTAAAGGTGCGAAGCGTTGGCAAGAGTTGGTTACGCAACATCAAGCGACGGTGCGGTTGGCGCGGCAATTAACCAGCATTTATACCGATGTACCGGATATTCCGCTGGAATTAGCGCGGCAGTCTGTGAATTCAGAAAAGTTATGGGCGTTGTGTGAACTGCTGGGATTAACCGAACAGCAGTTCCAGCTTTGGCAAAATACGGCGAACTTGCCTACTGTTTGTACTTCTGCAAATCCTTAGGTACGTAGGTTTCCATCGGTAATAAACCGCGATTTAAACCCATTTTCGTCATTTGCAGATTGTGAACGCGCTTATCAATAAAGGCTAAGGTTTTACGGCGCATTAAGAAGGTATAAGGCTGATCTTCATACATAATTTTTTCAGTTTGACGCCAAAGGGGCATCCGTTTTGGCTCTTGTACGGTGCGCCGCGCTTCATCGATCAGTTTATCCAGTTCTGGGTTGGTGTAATGAATGAAGTTATCGCCTTGGTCTTTGATTTGCGAACTGTGGAACATTTGGTAAATATCGGTTTCCAGCCCACTCGTCCAGCCTAACGTAATGGCGTCAAAATCACGTTTTTTTAACACATCCAACATGACGGGCCATTCTTGTGGGTTTGGTGTCATTTTAATGCCCGCTTTTGCGTATAAATCTTTCAGCATTAAGACCATACTTTTCGATTCTTCATTTTGACTGAAATACGTCAGTTTAAATTCAAACGGTTTGCCATCTTTATCTTCCAACACCCCATCTTTATTTCGGTCTTCAAAGCCTGCATCTTTTAAGAGTTTTTGTGCGGTTTCTAAACTAATGGGATAGGGTTTTAAATTCGGATCGTGTTGTTTACTGGTATCGCTAAATGGGCTAACGGCAGGGTCGGCATAACCCAAGAAAATATCCTGAATCATACGATTGACATCCGTTAAATGGGTCATGGCTTGGCGCACGCGTCTATCACTGAAAAGAGTGGGTTTACCATTTTTTTCCTGATTCCACGCAACATAGGTATAGCCAGCGACCGGCGGCATGTATTCAAAGTTTTGGCTTTTATCCATGATTTGCTTGTCCGTTTTTAGCTTGGCGTATTCGCTGGGGCGTGCACCATACGCATCAATTTCCCCGTTGCGATAGCTAATTAAACGCGCACTATCGTTTTGAATAATTTTCCACAAAATACGATTAAACGAGGGTTGCACTTCTCCCCAATAGCGTTCATTACGTACCAATTCGACAATGCCTTGATCCGGCGTCCATGACGTTGGGCTGGTTAAACGGTAAGGTCCTGAACCTAATAAAATACCTTTGGATTCATTAAATTTTTGTGGTTCTTTTAAATAAGGCTCATAGAAATGCTTAGGCAAAATACTTAAACCACCCGCTAAACCTAAGGCTTCAAAATAGGGTTCTTTAAAGGTAAATACCACTTCATGCGGGTTGGTGGCTTTGACTTCTTTAATCGGTTCATAAGTGGCTTTTAAGCCCGGTGCTTTAATGTCTGGATGCATCATAAATTGATAGCTAAACACCACATCTTCAGCCGTTAGGGGTTTGCCATCCGAAAAGGTCACATCATCGCGCAATTGGAAGGTAATGGTTAAACCTTCGGGCGAAATTTGCCATGCTTTCGCAATCAAGCCTTCCCATTCTAAAGTATCAGGATTGCGTGAAATTAAGCTTTCCAATACATAATTCTGCACATCAGACGCATAAGCATCGGTTGAGACAATGGGCGTAATGGTTTTTAGGTTATTGCCGAATACATTAATGTTCCAATCGCCTTGCGCATAATCAGGCTGTTGGCTGGCTAGCTTCGCGCGTTGGAAAGCCGAGGCAGTATTGGTGGTGGTAACGGATTGGGCAATGCCATTATTTTGCGCTAATGACCCATCGCTAAGCTTACGTTTAAACTCGTTTAGGCTAGTCCGCAATTCTCGTATATCGCTGGCTTGTTCGCTCATGGTGGCTTGCATCGCTGACATTTTTCCAAGCTGTCGGTCGATTTGATACATGGCGGTAATGAGCAAGATCAATAAGCTGGCAAGAAACAGCGCGAGAATCCAGGTCGTGGAGTTAAGTCGTTTTTGCGTCATTTTATTTGTATACTGAGCGGCCTAAAAGTACCCCCAAGCATACACCAAGCCAAGGGGGTTTGCAGCCGGTTAACATTTAAGGAGCTTTCATGGGATTTCTTGCGGGTAAACGTGCCTTGATTACAGGCATTGCAAGTGAGCGTTCAATTGCCTATGGCATTGCCGAAGCAATGCACCGCGAAGGCGCAGAATTGGCCTTTACCTATCAAAACGATAAGTTGAAAACGCGGGTAGAGAAAGCAGCGGCTGAATTTGGTTCATCCATTGTTGTGCCTTGCGATGTGTCTAGCGACGAAAATATTGCTTTAACCTTCCAAGAATTAGCCAAACATTGGGACGGTGTGGATATTGTGGTACATGCGATTGCCTTCGCACCTAAAGAACAATTAGAAGGCAGTATTGTGGACAATACCACGCGTGACGGCGCAATGATGGCACATGACATTAGTGCGTATAGCTTTTTAGCTATGGCACGTTATGCCAAGCCAATGATGCAAGGGCGTAAAGGTTCTCTATTAACCTTAAGCTATTTAGGCGCGGTGTCCGCGATCCCGAATTACAATGTGATGGGCATGGCTAAAGCCAGTTTAGAAGCGGGTGTGCGCTTTATGGCAGCGGATTTAGGGCAATACGGCATTCGCG
This DNA window, taken from Candidatus Thiocaldithrix dubininis, encodes the following:
- a CDS encoding enoyl-ACP reductase, producing MGFLAGKRALITGIASERSIAYGIAEAMHREGAELAFTYQNDKLKTRVEKAAAEFGSSIVVPCDVSSDENIALTFQELAKHWDGVDIVVHAIAFAPKEQLEGSIVDNTTRDGAMMAHDISAYSFLAMARYAKPMMQGRKGSLLTLSYLGAVSAIPNYNVMGMAKASLEAGVRFMAADLGQYGIRVNGISAGPIRTLAASGIKGFRKMLDHFEKYSPLRRNVTIEEVGNVAAFLCSDLASGVTGEITYVDGGWNILGMSGMDD
- a CDS encoding peptide-binding protein, whose protein sequence is MTQKRLNSTTWILALFLASLLILLITAMYQIDRQLGKMSAMQATMSEQASDIRELRTSLNEFKRKLSDGSLAQNNGIAQSVTTTNTASAFQRAKLASQQPDYAQGDWNINVFGNNLKTITPIVSTDAYASDVQNYVLESLISRNPDTLEWEGLIAKAWQISPEGLTITFQLRDDVTFSDGKPLTAEDVVFSYQFMMHPDIKAPGLKATYEPIKEVKATNPHEVVFTFKEPYFEALGLAGGLSILPKHFYEPYLKEPQKFNESKGILLGSGPYRLTSPTSWTPDQGIVELVRNERYWGEVQPSFNRILWKIIQNDSARLISYRNGEIDAYGARPSEYAKLKTDKQIMDKSQNFEYMPPVAGYTYVAWNQEKNGKPTLFSDRRVRQAMTHLTDVNRMIQDIFLGYADPAVSPFSDTSKQHDPNLKPYPISLETAQKLLKDAGFEDRNKDGVLEDKDGKPFEFKLTYFSQNEESKSMVLMLKDLYAKAGIKMTPNPQEWPVMLDVLKKRDFDAITLGWTSGLETDIYQMFHSSQIKDQGDNFIHYTNPELDKLIDEARRTVQEPKRMPLWRQTEKIMYEDQPYTFLMRRKTLAFIDKRVHNLQMTKMGLNRGLLPMETYVPKDLQKYKQ
- a CDS encoding 5'-3' exonuclease H3TH domain-containing protein; the protein is MKLPQVWLIDASIYVFRAWFVRKEPSFDKSGQPSHAVLGFLRFVYNLLHTEYPTHVAFAFDTSLQNSIRKQVYADYKANRSLAPADLKYQFQLCREFLDALGIVQAVSPRYEADDIIGTWATHYRSLGYANQIISGDKDLAQLVGEHDVWWDYGKRKALTTGGVKKEFGVWPVQIPEQLALAGDVADNIPGIPGIGMASAAKLLQKFATVEVLLSRLPEVGNMKTKGAKRWQELVTQHQATVRLARQLTSIYTDVPDIPLELARQSVNSEKLWALCELLGLTEQQFQLWQNTANLPTVCTSANP